The following coding sequences lie in one Saccharomonospora amisosensis genomic window:
- a CDS encoding dihydrofolate reductase family protein codes for MAKLIYSMITSLDGYAEAAEGDLGSGADDQEVHTFIGDVFRPVGTYLYGRRMYETMVFWETVHKKPDVPAHILQYARDWQAAEKIVFSTTLESVSSTKTKIERKFDPDAVRRLKAESDHDLTVDGPNLAAQAIAAGLVDEYHLFITTSVVGGGKRFFPDGVRLDLELVEQRAFDSGLIYARYRTR; via the coding sequence ATGGCAAAGCTCATCTACTCGATGATCACCTCGCTCGACGGCTACGCCGAGGCAGCCGAAGGCGACCTCGGCAGCGGAGCCGACGACCAGGAGGTGCACACCTTTATCGGCGACGTCTTCCGCCCGGTCGGCACGTACCTCTACGGCCGACGGATGTACGAGACGATGGTCTTCTGGGAGACCGTGCACAAAAAGCCCGACGTGCCTGCGCACATCCTGCAGTACGCCCGGGACTGGCAGGCCGCCGAGAAGATTGTCTTCTCCACGACTCTCGAGTCGGTGTCCAGCACGAAAACCAAGATCGAGCGGAAGTTCGACCCGGATGCGGTCCGCCGACTCAAGGCCGAGTCTGATCACGACCTCACCGTCGACGGCCCGAACCTCGCCGCCCAGGCGATCGCCGCCGGCCTGGTGGACGAGTACCACCTGTTCATCACCACGAGCGTGGTCGGCGGCGGTAAGCGGTTCTTTCCCGACGGCGTGCGCCTCGATCTCGAACTGGTCGAGCAGCGTGCCTTCGACAGCGGACTGATCTACGCGCGCTACCGGACCCGCTGA
- a CDS encoding DinB family protein — protein MTTTAKADLHRYLRAAREAMLWKLEGLSEYDIRRPMTPTGTNLLGLVKHLAGVEYGYFGETFGRPDHEELPWLEGSAETNADMWATADESRDYIVGLYKRAAEHADTTIEGLELDAVGHVKHWPPEKREATLHRILVHVIAETNRHAGHADIVRELIDSAVGLRPDNDNMVEGDRDWWESYRLRLEQVAREADAS, from the coding sequence ATGACCACGACGGCGAAGGCAGACCTGCACCGCTACCTGCGCGCGGCGCGCGAGGCGATGCTGTGGAAACTCGAGGGGCTTTCGGAGTACGACATCCGAAGGCCGATGACCCCGACGGGCACAAACCTGTTGGGCTTGGTGAAGCACCTCGCCGGGGTCGAGTATGGCTACTTCGGCGAGACCTTCGGCCGCCCGGACCACGAGGAATTGCCGTGGCTGGAAGGTAGTGCGGAAACGAACGCGGACATGTGGGCGACCGCTGACGAGTCGCGTGACTACATCGTTGGACTGTACAAGCGGGCGGCCGAGCACGCGGACACGACCATCGAGGGACTCGAACTCGATGCGGTGGGCCACGTGAAGCACTGGCCGCCGGAAAAGCGAGAGGCAACGCTGCACCGCATCCTGGTCCACGTCATCGCGGAGACGAACCGACACGCAGGCCATGCCGACATCGTCCGTGAGTTGATCGACAGCGCGGTCGGCCTGCGGCCCGACAACGACAACATGGTTGAGGGCGATCGGGACTGGTGGGAGTCCTACCGGCTGCGGCTGGAACAGGTGGCCAGGGAGGCCGACGCTTCCTGA
- a CDS encoding DUF3566 domain-containing protein gives MTPPDNTERPASSGTTDTDDANPPWQRVAKDDGTPAEEGEGFGDRWSAGKLPAEEGGQQGQSQHGVGNADADTQFLPTGSANPVFVHESEGMRTQPVAAPAPGMGGAAPAEGRTQPVSALRRPGRGPRRASLQVKRFDPWSVLKLSLVLGVALFFVWLVAVGVLYTVLDGMGVWDKLNGTYSSLVQGDGSEGGEPLISVGRVFGVAAIVGAINIVLISALTTVSAFIYNVSADLSGGLEVTLSERE, from the coding sequence GTGACACCACCTGACAACACCGAACGGCCGGCCTCGAGCGGGACCACGGACACCGACGACGCCAACCCGCCGTGGCAGCGTGTCGCCAAGGACGATGGCACGCCCGCCGAGGAGGGCGAAGGGTTCGGTGACCGCTGGTCGGCGGGCAAACTGCCTGCCGAGGAGGGCGGCCAGCAGGGCCAGTCGCAGCACGGCGTGGGCAATGCGGATGCCGACACGCAGTTCCTGCCGACCGGTTCGGCGAACCCGGTGTTCGTGCACGAGAGCGAAGGCATGCGGACACAACCGGTGGCCGCACCTGCGCCGGGAATGGGCGGTGCTGCCCCCGCCGAGGGCCGGACACAGCCGGTGAGCGCGTTGCGCAGGCCGGGCCGCGGGCCGCGCAGGGCCAGCCTGCAGGTGAAGCGCTTCGACCCGTGGTCGGTGCTGAAGCTGTCGCTGGTGCTGGGTGTCGCGCTGTTCTTCGTCTGGCTGGTCGCCGTGGGCGTGCTGTACACGGTGCTTGACGGTATGGGCGTGTGGGACAAGCTGAACGGCACCTACAGTTCGCTGGTGCAGGGCGACGGATCCGAGGGCGGCGAGCCGCTCATCAGCGTGGGCAGGGTGTTCGGCGTCGCGGCTATCGTCGGCGCCATCAACATCGTGCTGATCTCTGCGCTCACCACCGTCAGCGCGTTCATCTACAACGTGTCCGCCGATCTGTCGGGCGGCCTGGAGGTGACGCTCTCCGAGCGAGAGTGA
- the gnd gene encoding phosphogluconate dehydrogenase (NAD(+)-dependent, decarboxylating), with amino-acid sequence MVQLGLVGLGRMGFNMRERLRAAGHEVVGYDRNPEASDAPSLSALVSALSVPRMVWVMVPAGEPTRQTITELRELLDEGDLLIDGGNSRFSDDRVHAELLAEHGIGYLDVGVSGGVWGKDNGYGLMVGGAETDVARAMPIFDALRPEGPREEGFAHAGSVGAGHYAKMVHNGIEYGLMQAYAEGFELLDAAKVVDNVPAVIRAWQRGTVVRSWLLELLVRALEEDPDLDDLEGYVEDSGEGRWTLEEAINNAVPAPVISAALFARFASRQQDSAAMRAVAALREQFGGHAVKKVGE; translated from the coding sequence ATGGTTCAGCTCGGACTCGTCGGTCTCGGCCGGATGGGTTTCAACATGCGCGAGCGGTTGCGGGCCGCCGGTCATGAGGTGGTCGGCTATGACCGCAATCCCGAGGCCAGCGATGCGCCGTCACTCTCGGCACTGGTATCGGCCCTGTCGGTACCGCGCATGGTGTGGGTGATGGTCCCGGCAGGCGAGCCGACTCGGCAGACGATCACCGAGCTTCGTGAACTCCTCGACGAGGGCGACCTGCTCATCGACGGTGGCAACTCAAGGTTCAGCGACGACAGGGTCCATGCCGAACTCCTGGCCGAGCACGGAATCGGCTACCTGGACGTCGGGGTGTCCGGCGGGGTCTGGGGCAAGGACAACGGGTACGGCCTGATGGTCGGCGGCGCGGAAACCGACGTGGCGAGGGCGATGCCGATCTTCGACGCGCTGCGTCCTGAAGGGCCGCGTGAGGAGGGGTTCGCCCACGCGGGCTCCGTCGGAGCAGGCCACTACGCGAAGATGGTGCACAACGGCATCGAGTACGGCCTGATGCAGGCCTACGCGGAAGGCTTCGAACTGCTGGACGCGGCAAAGGTCGTCGACAACGTGCCCGCCGTGATCAGGGCGTGGCAACGGGGAACCGTCGTGCGCTCGTGGCTGCTGGAGTTACTGGTCAGGGCGTTGGAGGAGGACCCTGACCTCGACGACCTCGAAGGCTACGTCGAGGACTCCGGCGAGGGCAGGTGGACGCTGGAGGAGGCGATCAACAACGCGGTACCCGCACCGGTGATCTCGGCGGCACTGTTCGCGCGGTTCGCCTCCCGGCAGCAGGACTCCGCCGCCATGCGGGCGGTGGCCGCGCTGCGCGAGCAGTTCGGTGGGCACGCCGTCAAGAAGGTCGGCGAGTAG
- a CDS encoding DciA family protein, whose amino-acid sequence MSDHPQQGRDLAHEALRAAKERAAARGREPGVRRQGVPRLSGGQNPRRRRWSGPGGDERDPQPLGRLVSRMSAEFGWRDRLASGRVFGQWASLVGDEVAEHAHPVTLTDGELTVRASSTAWATQLRLLQRQLLARIASGVGHGVVKRMRIQGPTAPSWRKGPRHIAGRGPRDTYG is encoded by the coding sequence GTGTCCGATCATCCACAGCAGGGCCGTGACCTGGCGCACGAAGCTCTTCGGGCAGCCAAGGAGCGGGCGGCTGCCCGCGGCAGGGAGCCGGGTGTTCGTAGGCAAGGTGTGCCGAGGTTGAGTGGGGGACAGAACCCCCGTAGGCGCAGGTGGTCGGGACCGGGCGGCGACGAACGGGACCCGCAGCCACTCGGCAGGCTGGTCTCGCGCATGTCGGCCGAGTTCGGGTGGCGCGATCGGCTGGCCAGCGGCCGGGTGTTCGGCCAGTGGGCGAGTCTCGTCGGTGACGAGGTCGCCGAGCACGCCCATCCGGTTACGCTGACCGACGGTGAGCTGACCGTGAGGGCCAGCTCGACGGCGTGGGCCACCCAGTTGCGGTTGCTGCAGCGGCAGCTCCTCGCGAGGATCGCGAGTGGCGTCGGCCACGGTGTGGTCAAGCGGATGCGGATCCAGGGCCCGACGGCTCCGAGCTGGCGGAAGGGCCCCCGTCACATAGCGGGCAGGGGGCCGCGCGACACTTACGGCTAG
- the gyrA gene encoding DNA gyrase subunit A translates to MTETLPPEHSRVEPVDIQQEMQNSYINYAMSVIVSRALPDVRDGLKPVHRRVLYSMYDSGFRPDRGYNKCSRVVGDVMGNYHPHGDSAIYDALVRLAQRWSMRYPLIDGQGNFGSPGNDPAAAMRYTESRLDPLAMEMLRDIEEETVDFSDNYDGRTREPDVLPSRIPNLLVNGGSGIAVGMATNIPPHNLREVADGVFWALDNPEADDDELLAALMQRIKGPDFPTKGLILGTQGIADAYRTGRGSVRMRAVVEVEEDSKGRTILVVTELPYQVNPDNLVENIAALVRDGKVTGIADIADESNSRRGMRIVVALKRDAVAKVVLNNLYKHTQLQYNFGVNMLALVDGVPRTLRLDQLVRHYVKHQIEVIVRRTRFRLRKAEERAHILRGLVKALDQLDAVIALIRRSPSADEARTGLMQLLDVDEIQATAILDMQLRRLAALERQKIVDELADIENRIADLNDILDKPQRQRAIVRAELEEIVDKYGDDRRTEIIPFDGDVSIEDLIAVEDVVVTITRTGYAKRTKTDLYRSQKRGGKGVQGATLKQDDIVQHFFVCSTHDWILFFTNKGRVYRAKAYDLPEASRNARGQHVANLLAFQPDEQIASVIQIPNYEVAPYLVLATKKGLVKKSRLSDFDSPRSGGLIGINLREGDELVGAVLAAAEDDLLLVSSDGQSIRFHATDDTLRPMGRATSGVLGMRFNEGDELLGISVVKEDTFLLVATDGGYAKRTPIDDYPVQGRGGKGVLTIQHDHKRGRLVGALIVEADDELYAITSSGGVIRTPAGEVRKAGRQTKGVRLINLDEGTTLLAVARNADRPSDVPSGEADDAEADEPTEQQ, encoded by the coding sequence ATGACTGAAACTCTGCCGCCGGAGCACAGCCGGGTCGAGCCGGTCGACATCCAGCAGGAGATGCAGAACTCCTACATCAATTACGCCATGAGCGTGATCGTGTCGCGTGCGCTGCCCGATGTGCGCGACGGGCTCAAGCCTGTGCACCGCCGGGTGTTGTACTCGATGTACGACTCCGGATTCCGGCCGGACCGCGGGTACAACAAGTGCTCGCGCGTGGTCGGCGACGTGATGGGCAACTACCACCCGCACGGTGACTCGGCCATCTACGACGCACTGGTGCGGCTGGCGCAGCGTTGGTCGATGCGCTACCCGCTCATCGATGGCCAGGGCAACTTCGGTTCTCCCGGCAACGACCCTGCGGCCGCGATGCGGTACACGGAGTCGCGTCTCGACCCGCTTGCCATGGAGATGCTGCGGGACATCGAAGAGGAGACCGTCGACTTCTCCGACAACTACGACGGCCGCACTCGCGAACCCGATGTGCTGCCGAGCCGTATCCCCAACCTGCTCGTCAATGGTGGCTCGGGCATCGCGGTGGGCATGGCGACCAACATCCCGCCGCACAACCTGCGCGAGGTCGCCGACGGCGTGTTCTGGGCACTCGACAACCCCGAAGCCGACGACGACGAACTACTCGCCGCGCTGATGCAGCGCATCAAGGGGCCAGACTTCCCGACCAAGGGGCTGATCCTCGGCACGCAGGGCATCGCCGACGCTTACCGCACGGGCCGTGGCTCCGTGCGGATGCGGGCGGTGGTCGAGGTAGAGGAGGACAGCAAGGGTCGCACGATCCTGGTGGTCACCGAGTTGCCCTACCAGGTCAACCCCGACAACCTGGTGGAGAACATCGCCGCACTCGTGCGCGACGGCAAGGTCACCGGGATCGCCGACATCGCGGACGAGAGCAACAGCCGACGCGGCATGCGCATCGTGGTCGCGCTGAAACGTGACGCGGTGGCCAAGGTCGTGCTCAACAATCTCTACAAGCACACCCAGCTTCAGTACAACTTCGGCGTCAACATGCTGGCGCTGGTCGACGGCGTGCCGCGAACGCTGCGCCTCGACCAGTTGGTGCGTCACTACGTCAAGCACCAGATCGAGGTCATCGTCCGGCGCACGCGGTTCCGGCTGCGCAAGGCCGAGGAGCGCGCCCACATCCTGCGTGGCCTGGTGAAGGCGCTCGACCAACTGGACGCCGTCATCGCGCTGATCCGTCGCTCGCCGAGCGCCGACGAGGCCAGGACCGGCCTGATGCAGCTGCTCGACGTCGATGAGATCCAGGCGACAGCGATCCTCGACATGCAGCTGCGCAGGCTGGCCGCGCTGGAGCGGCAGAAGATCGTCGACGAACTCGCCGACATCGAGAACAGGATCGCCGACCTGAACGACATCCTCGACAAGCCGCAGCGGCAGCGGGCCATCGTCCGTGCCGAGTTGGAGGAGATCGTCGACAAGTACGGCGACGACCGGCGTACCGAGATCATCCCCTTCGACGGAGACGTCTCGATCGAGGACCTGATCGCGGTTGAGGACGTCGTCGTCACCATCACCCGCACGGGCTACGCCAAGCGGACGAAAACGGACCTGTACCGCTCGCAGAAGCGTGGCGGCAAGGGCGTGCAGGGAGCGACGCTCAAGCAGGACGACATCGTGCAGCACTTCTTCGTGTGCTCGACGCACGACTGGATCCTGTTCTTCACGAACAAGGGCAGGGTTTACCGGGCGAAGGCGTACGACCTGCCGGAGGCCAGCCGCAACGCGCGCGGACAACACGTGGCGAACCTGCTCGCTTTCCAACCCGACGAGCAAATCGCCAGCGTGATCCAGATCCCGAACTATGAGGTGGCGCCCTACCTGGTGCTGGCCACCAAGAAGGGCCTCGTCAAGAAGTCCAGGCTCAGCGACTTCGACTCGCCCCGATCCGGAGGGCTGATCGGCATCAACCTTCGCGAGGGTGACGAGCTGGTCGGCGCGGTACTCGCCGCCGCGGAGGACGACCTGCTGCTGGTGTCATCGGACGGGCAGTCGATCCGGTTCCACGCAACCGACGACACGCTGCGTCCGATGGGGCGGGCGACCTCTGGTGTGCTGGGTATGCGGTTCAACGAGGGCGACGAGCTGCTGGGCATCAGCGTCGTGAAGGAGGACACGTTCCTGCTCGTGGCCACTGACGGTGGGTACGCCAAGCGCACGCCGATCGACGACTACCCGGTGCAGGGCAGAGGCGGCAAGGGCGTGCTCACCATCCAGCACGACCACAAACGTGGCAGGCTGGTGGGGGCACTCATCGTCGAAGCCGACGACGAGCTGTATGCCATCACCTCCAGTGGTGGGGTCATCCGGACACCGGCGGGCGAAGTCCGCAAGGCGGGCAGGCAGACCAAGGGTGTGCGGTTGATCAACCTTGATGAGGGCACCACACTGCTGGCGGTGGCGCGCAACGCGGACAGGCCGTCGGACGTCCCTAGCGGGGAAGCCGACGACGCGGAGGCTGACGAGCCGACGGAACAACAGTAA
- the gyrB gene encoding DNA topoisomerase (ATP-hydrolyzing) subunit B, which yields MAANKSEYNASSITVLEGLEAVRKRPGMYIGSTGERGLHHLIWEVVDNSVDEAMAGFASRVEVTLLADGGVRVVDDGRGIPVDIHPVHGKPTLEIVLTQLHAGGKFDSESYAVSGGLHGVGVSVVNALSSALDVEIHVGGKIWAQHYDHSVPGELLEKGPTDQTGTTVTFWADPNIFETTYYSAETVARRLQEMAFLNKGLTMVLRDERVSDDNGEDASGQRARITERTYHYPGGLEDFVKHINGSKEPIHPSVVSFEAKGDGLEVEVAMQWNNGFTPSVYTFANTINTHEGGTHEEGFRAALTRVVNSYARDKKLLKEKDANLTGDDVREGLAAIISIKLAEPQFEGQTKTKLGNSEARSFVQSTCNEWLADWFERNPSEARVIINKAVSSAQARLAARKARDLVRRKGAMDIGGLPGKLKDCRSTDPEECELYIVEGDSAGGSAKEGRDSRFQAILPIRGKIINVEKARIDKVLKNNEVQSLITALGTGIHDDFDLSKLRYHKIVLMADADVDGQHIRTLLLTLLFRFMRPLVEHGYVYLAQPPLYKIKWPRSEPEYAYSDRERDGLLKAGLEAGKKLPKDEGIQRYKGLGEMNADELWETTMDPRNRVLLQVSLDDAATADELFSVLMGEDVEARRSFITRNAKEAGLLDI from the coding sequence GTGGCAGCAAACAAGAGCGAATACAACGCGTCCTCGATCACGGTGCTCGAGGGTCTGGAAGCGGTCCGCAAGCGCCCCGGCATGTACATCGGTTCCACCGGTGAGCGAGGCCTGCACCACCTCATCTGGGAGGTAGTGGACAACTCGGTCGACGAGGCGATGGCAGGGTTCGCGTCACGTGTTGAGGTCACGCTGCTCGCCGACGGCGGGGTACGTGTCGTCGACGACGGCCGTGGCATCCCCGTCGACATACACCCCGTGCACGGCAAGCCCACGCTCGAGATCGTGCTCACCCAGTTACACGCGGGCGGCAAGTTCGACAGCGAGTCCTATGCGGTGTCCGGCGGTCTGCACGGTGTCGGCGTCTCCGTGGTGAACGCCCTCTCCTCCGCGCTGGATGTGGAGATCCACGTGGGCGGAAAGATCTGGGCACAGCACTACGACCACTCGGTGCCAGGCGAACTGCTGGAAAAGGGGCCGACGGACCAGACCGGGACGACCGTGACGTTCTGGGCGGACCCGAACATCTTCGAGACCACCTACTACAGCGCGGAGACCGTAGCGCGCAGGCTGCAGGAGATGGCCTTCCTCAACAAGGGTCTCACCATGGTGCTGCGCGACGAGCGCGTCAGTGACGACAACGGCGAGGACGCCAGCGGCCAGCGGGCACGGATCACCGAACGCACCTACCACTACCCCGGCGGGCTCGAGGACTTCGTCAAGCACATCAATGGCTCGAAGGAACCCATCCACCCCAGCGTGGTGTCGTTCGAAGCCAAGGGAGACGGCCTCGAGGTCGAGGTGGCGATGCAGTGGAACAACGGCTTCACGCCGTCGGTCTACACCTTCGCCAACACGATCAACACGCATGAGGGCGGCACACACGAGGAGGGGTTCCGTGCCGCACTGACACGCGTGGTGAACAGCTACGCGCGTGACAAGAAGCTGCTCAAGGAGAAGGACGCCAACCTCACCGGCGACGACGTGCGCGAAGGACTGGCGGCCATCATCTCCATCAAGCTGGCCGAGCCGCAGTTCGAGGGCCAGACCAAGACCAAGCTCGGCAACAGCGAGGCCCGTTCGTTCGTGCAGAGCACCTGCAACGAGTGGCTTGCCGACTGGTTCGAACGCAACCCCTCCGAGGCCAGGGTCATCATCAACAAGGCGGTGTCCAGCGCGCAGGCGCGGCTGGCCGCGCGCAAGGCACGCGACCTCGTGCGACGCAAGGGCGCGATGGACATCGGCGGCCTTCCCGGCAAGCTGAAGGACTGCCGTTCCACCGACCCTGAAGAATGCGAGCTCTACATCGTCGAGGGAGACTCCGCGGGCGGCTCCGCCAAGGAAGGACGCGACTCGCGGTTCCAGGCGATCCTGCCCATCCGCGGCAAGATCATCAATGTCGAGAAGGCCCGCATCGACAAGGTGTTGAAGAACAACGAGGTGCAGTCGCTCATCACCGCGCTCGGCACCGGCATCCACGACGACTTCGACCTGTCGAAACTGCGCTACCACAAGATCGTGCTGATGGCCGACGCCGACGTGGACGGCCAGCACATCCGTACGCTGCTGCTCACCCTGCTGTTCCGGTTCATGCGACCACTGGTGGAGCACGGCTACGTCTACCTGGCGCAACCTCCGCTCTACAAGATCAAGTGGCCCCGTTCGGAACCGGAGTACGCCTACAGCGACAGGGAACGTGACGGGCTGCTCAAGGCAGGACTGGAGGCAGGGAAGAAGCTGCCGAAGGACGAGGGCATCCAGCGGTACAAGGGGCTCGGCGAGATGAACGCCGACGAACTGTGGGAGACCACAATGGACCCGAGGAACCGGGTGCTGCTCCAGGTGAGCCTCGACGACGCCGCCACCGCCGACGAGCTGTTCTCCGTGCTCATGGGCGAGGACGTGGAGGCCCGCCGCTCCTTCATCACGCGCAACGCCAAGGAAGCCGGACTGCTCGACATCTGA
- the recF gene encoding DNA replication/repair protein RecF (All proteins in this family for which functions are known are DNA-binding proteins that assist the filamentation of RecA onto DNA for the initiation of recombination or recombinational repair.): MYLRHLQVTDFRSWEQVDLPLEPGATVLIGPNGRGKTNLLEAIGYVATLGSHRVATDAPLVRHGCERALVRVAVVNEGRELTVELEIAPGRANRARVNRGAVGRPRDVLGILRTVLFSPEDLALVRGDPGERRRFLDELLVQRAPRYAGVRADYDKVLRQRNALLKTAGRRKGGDDPYALSTLDAWDKHLATAGAQLLAARLNLVADLAPHTAAAYADVAPDSRPAHIGYRCSLGPALPAEYGDPDGARVQPEPLAQILLDALGESRSAELERGVSLVGPHRDELELVLGDAPAKGYASQGESWSFALALRLGSYELLRAESGGEPVLLLDDVFAELDRKRRSRLAEVAAGAEQVIVTAAVEEDVPSELAGVRFAVSEGEVTRA; the protein is encoded by the coding sequence GTGTATCTCCGTCACCTGCAGGTGACCGACTTCCGGTCGTGGGAGCAGGTCGACCTGCCGCTGGAGCCGGGAGCGACCGTGCTCATCGGCCCCAACGGCAGGGGCAAGACCAACCTGCTCGAGGCGATCGGATACGTCGCCACCCTCGGCTCACATCGTGTCGCGACCGACGCGCCGCTGGTGCGGCACGGCTGCGAGCGCGCGCTCGTCCGCGTCGCCGTGGTCAACGAGGGGCGTGAACTAACCGTCGAACTGGAGATCGCTCCGGGCAGGGCCAACCGCGCGAGGGTCAACCGGGGTGCGGTTGGCAGGCCGAGAGATGTGCTGGGCATCCTGCGCACCGTGCTGTTCTCGCCGGAGGACCTCGCGCTGGTGCGTGGTGACCCCGGCGAGCGCAGGCGGTTTCTCGACGAGTTGCTGGTGCAGCGCGCGCCGCGCTACGCGGGGGTGCGCGCCGACTACGACAAGGTGCTCAGGCAGCGCAACGCCCTGCTCAAGACGGCGGGCAGGCGTAAGGGCGGTGACGATCCGTATGCGCTTTCGACCTTGGATGCGTGGGACAAGCATCTGGCCACCGCCGGCGCGCAACTGCTGGCGGCTCGGCTGAATCTGGTCGCCGACCTGGCGCCGCATACCGCGGCGGCCTACGCGGACGTGGCACCGGATTCGCGTCCGGCGCACATCGGCTACCGATGCAGTCTCGGGCCCGCGCTGCCCGCGGAGTACGGCGATCCGGATGGGGCGAGGGTGCAACCGGAACCGCTCGCGCAGATCCTGCTCGATGCGCTCGGCGAGTCGCGCTCGGCTGAGCTGGAACGTGGGGTAAGCCTGGTCGGACCACACCGTGACGAGCTGGAACTCGTGCTCGGTGACGCGCCCGCGAAGGGCTACGCGAGTCAGGGCGAGTCGTGGTCGTTCGCGCTCGCGTTGCGGCTCGGTTCCTACGAGCTGTTGCGTGCGGAGTCGGGAGGTGAGCCGGTGCTGCTGCTCGACGACGTGTTCGCCGAGTTGGACCGCAAGCGGCGCTCCCGGCTGGCCGAGGTGGCCGCGGGTGCGGAACAGGTCATCGTGACCGCGGCGGTGGAAGAGGACGTTCCCAGCGAGCTGGCCGGTGTCCGGTTCGCCGTATCGGAAGGTGAGGTGACACGTGCCTGA
- a CDS encoding iron chaperone encodes MPDEVDAYLATLDGPARTAFERVRDTALTAVPAAEQGKSYGMAALTFRGKPLLAFRAAKQHLSVFPFSGEIVEAVRGRLDGFDCSKGTIRFTAGEPLPDDVVADIVRLRVAEITASLTA; translated from the coding sequence GTGCCGGACGAAGTCGACGCCTACCTCGCCACACTGGACGGCCCCGCGCGCACCGCATTCGAACGTGTCCGTGATACCGCACTGACGGCTGTACCGGCGGCGGAACAGGGCAAGAGCTACGGCATGGCGGCACTGACTTTTCGCGGCAAGCCACTACTGGCCTTCCGGGCAGCGAAGCAGCACCTGAGCGTCTTCCCGTTCAGCGGCGAGATCGTGGAGGCCGTGCGCGGCAGGCTCGACGGGTTCGATTGCTCAAAGGGCACGATCCGGTTCACGGCCGGCGAGCCGTTACCCGATGATGTCGTGGCTGACATCGTCCGGCTCCGCGTCGCGGAGATCACCGCATCCTTGACCGCTTGA
- the dnaN gene encoding DNA polymerase III subunit beta codes for MKIRVERDGLADAVAWVARSLPSRPPVPVLGGVLLDAGAEGGSDALTVSGFDYEVSATVGVPATIADGGRTLVSGRLLADITKALPAQPVEISVDGARASITCGSARFSLPTMPVEDYPQLPSQPELAGEVAGEAFAQAVSQVAVAAGKDDTLPMLTGMRVEITGSTLTLVATDRFRLAMREFEWQPAEGLSDAAVLVPARTIADAAKSLGASGGTVRVGLASGDGLLGLAGSGRFTTTRLLDAEFPPYRQLLPSQHTSRAVLYVPALTEAIKRVSLVAERGTQVRLEFSEGSLRLSAGGDDEGSAEEELPVDYEGEAVTIAFNPGYLVDGLGALHAERAELTFTTPNRPALVKPADDNGDVVPGYLYLLMPVRLPG; via the coding sequence ATGAAGATCCGCGTCGAGCGTGACGGACTTGCCGACGCCGTCGCCTGGGTGGCCCGTAGCCTGCCTTCCAGGCCACCGGTTCCCGTGTTGGGAGGAGTCCTGCTCGACGCCGGCGCCGAAGGTGGATCCGACGCGCTGACCGTGTCGGGCTTCGACTACGAGGTTTCGGCGACCGTCGGCGTGCCTGCGACGATCGCCGACGGCGGCCGCACCCTGGTTTCCGGCAGGCTCCTCGCCGACATCACCAAGGCGTTGCCCGCGCAGCCGGTGGAGATCTCCGTGGACGGTGCCCGCGCCTCGATCACGTGTGGCAGCGCGCGGTTCAGCCTTCCCACCATGCCGGTGGAGGACTACCCGCAGCTTCCTTCCCAACCCGAGCTGGCGGGTGAAGTGGCGGGCGAGGCCTTCGCGCAGGCGGTATCGCAGGTCGCTGTCGCGGCAGGCAAGGACGACACGCTGCCCATGCTCACCGGTATGCGGGTGGAGATCACGGGCAGCACTCTCACACTCGTGGCCACCGACCGGTTCCGGTTGGCCATGCGCGAGTTCGAGTGGCAGCCAGCGGAAGGCCTCAGCGATGCCGCCGTGTTGGTGCCGGCGCGCACGATCGCCGACGCGGCCAAGTCGCTCGGTGCGTCGGGCGGCACGGTGAGGGTCGGCCTCGCCAGTGGCGACGGCTTGCTCGGCCTGGCGGGGTCGGGCCGCTTCACCACCACCAGGCTGCTCGACGCCGAGTTCCCGCCGTACCGGCAACTGCTGCCTTCGCAGCACACTTCCCGCGCCGTGCTGTACGTGCCCGCGCTGACCGAAGCGATCAAGCGCGTTTCGCTCGTCGCGGAGCGCGGCACCCAGGTGCGCCTCGAGTTCTCGGAAGGTTCGTTGCGGCTTTCCGCGGGCGGCGACGACGAGGGCAGCGCGGAGGAGGAGCTGCCCGTCGACTACGAGGGCGAAGCGGTGACCATCGCCTTCAACCCGGGCTACCTCGTCGACGGCCTCGGGGCGCTGCACGCCGAGCGCGCCGAGCTCACGTTCACGACACCGAACCGCCCCGCGTTGGTCAAACCCGCAGACGACAACGGTGACGTCGTCCCCGGCTACCTCTACCTGCTGATGCCGGTGCGGCTGCCCGGCTAG